In Cynocephalus volans isolate mCynVol1 chromosome 16, mCynVol1.pri, whole genome shotgun sequence, the following proteins share a genomic window:
- the ITGA2B gene encoding integrin alpha-IIb, protein MALSHKSSPAAPAPHGLTSFMAILETIWVQGLEPFALPTAQQIALGSTWALNLDPVQLTFYTGPNGSHFGFSLDFHKDSHGSSAGSPAPEQGMRLNLRRADSAFLRSVAIVVGAPRTLGRSQEETGAVFLCPWKADGGQCNSLHFDLSDETRKVGSQTFKTFKARQGLGASVVSWSDVIVACAPWQHWNVLENTEEAEKTPVGGCFVAQLQDGRRAEYSPCRANTMGDVYVQYKFSGDRRYCEAGFSSVITQAGELVLGAPGGYFFLGLLVRAPIANIVSNYRPGTLLWHVPNQRFTFDSSNPEYFDSYRGYSVAVGEFDGDLSTTEYVVGAPTWSWTLGAVEIMDSYYQTLHRLHGEQMASYFGHSVAVTDVNGDGRQDLLVGAPLYMESWAGRKLAEVGRVYLFLQARGPHALGTPSLLLTGTHLYGRFGSAIAPLGDLDRDGYNDVAVAAPYGGPSGWGQVLVFLGGNEGLNSRPSQVLDSPFPTRSGFGFSLRGAVDIDDNGYPDLLVGAYEANKVIVYRAQPVVKATVQLLVQDSLNPAVKNCVLQQTKTPVSCFNIQMCVGVTGHNIPQKLYLNAELQLDRQKTRQGRRVLLLNSQQAGFTQSLDLSGKHSPVCHTTTAFLRDEAEFRDKLSPIVLSLNVSLRPEKAGTAPALMLHGDTHIQEQTRIVLDCGEDDVCVPQLQLAVNVTGSPLLVGADNVLELQMDAANEGEGAYEAELAVHLPPGAHYMQALSNMEGFERLSCNQKKENETRVVLCELGNPMKKSARIGITMLVSVGNLEDAGEYVSFQLQIRSKNSQNPNSKTVLLDVPVRAEAQVELRGNSFPASLVVVAEEGDREQNSLNSWGPKVEHTYELHNNGPGAVSDLRLSIHLPSQSQPSDLLYILDVQPQGGLQCSPQPSPNPLKLDWGLPTPSPSPMAHHRRERRQAFLPGPKQPSSPQDPILVSCDSAPCTVVQCELQEMARGQRAMVTVLAFLWLPSLRQRPLEQFVLQSHAWFNVSSLPYGVPTLSLPSGEALVQTQLLRVFEERPIPIGWVLVGVLGGLLLLTLLVLAMWKVGFFKRNRPPLEEDEEEE, encoded by the exons ATGGCTCTCAGCCATAAGTCTTCCCCTGCTGCCCCCGCCCCCCATGGCCTCACGTCCTTCATGGCAATCCTAGAGACCATATGGGTCCAGGGACTGGAGCCCTTTGCCCTGCCCACTGCTCAGCAAATTGCTTTGGGTTCCA CCTGGGCCTTGAACTTGGACCCAGTGCAGCTCACCTTCTATACAGGCCCCAATGGCAGCCACTTTGGGTTTTCATTGGACTTCCACAAGGACAGCCATGGCAG CAGCGCTGGCAGTCCGGCCCCGGAGCAGGGGATGCGCCTAAACCTGCGCCGCGCTGACTCGGCTTTCCTGCGCAGCGTGGCTATCGTGGTGGGCGCCCCGCGGACCCTGGGCCGCAGCCAGGAGGAGACGGGCGCTGTGTTTCTGTGCCCCTGGAAGGCCGACGGTGGCCAGTGCAACTCTCTGCACTTCGACCTTA GTGATGAGACCCGAAAAGTAGGCTCCCAAACTTTCAAAACCTTCAAGGCCCGGCAAGGCCTGGGAGCGTCGGTCGTCAGCTGGAGCGACGTCATTGTG GCCTGCGCCCCTTGGCAGCACTGGAACGTGCTAGAAAATACCGAGGAAGCTGAGAAGACGCCCGTAGGTGGCTGCTTCGTGGCTCAGCTTCAAGACGGCCGGCGCGCGGAGTACTCCCCCTGTCGGGCCAATACCATGGGCGACGTTTACGTACAGTATAAGTTTA GTGGCGACAGGCGCTACTGCGAAGCGGGATTCAGCTCCGTGATCACCCAG GCCGGGGAGCTGGTGCTTGGAGCCCCTGGCGGCTATTTTTTCTTAG GTCTTCTGGTCCGAGCTCCAATTGCCAATATCGTCTCGAATTACCGGCCGGGCACCCTTTTGTGGCACGTACCCAACCAGCGCTTCACGTTCGACTCCAGCAACCCAGAGTATTTCGACAGCTACCGGG GGTACTCGGTGGCTGTGGGAGAGTTCGACGGGGATCTCAGCACTACAG AGTATGTCGTCGGTGCCCCCACGTGGAGCTGGACCCTGGGAGCG GTGGAAATTATGGACTCCTACTACCAGACGCTGCACCGGCTGCACGGAGAGCAG ATGGCTTCGTATTTTGGGCACTCAGTGGCCGTCACTGACGTCAATGGGGATGG GAGGCAAGACCTGCTGGTGGGCGCCCCGCTGTACATGGAGAGCTGGGCGGGCCGCAAGCTGGCCGAGGTGGGGCGTGTGTACTTGTTCCTGCAGGCCCGAGGCCCCCACGCACTGGGCACCCCAAGCCTCCTGCTGACAGGCACACATCTCTATGGGCGATTCGGCTCGGCCATCGCGCCCCTGGGCGACCTCGACCGCGATGGCTACAATG ATGTTGCAGTAGCCGCCCCCTACGGGGGTCCCAGTGGTTGGGGCCAAGTGCTGGTGTTCCTGGGTGGGAATGAGGGGCTGAACTCACGCCCCTCCCAGGTCCTGGACAGCCCCTTCCCCACACGCTCTGGCTTTGGCTTCTCCCTGCGAGGTGCTGTAGACATCGATGACAACGGATACCCAG ACCTGCTGGTGGGAGCTTACGAGGCCAACAAGGTGATTGTGTACAG AGCTCAGCCGGTGGTGAAGGCCACTGTCCAGCTGCTGGTGCAAGATTCGCTGAATCCTGCTGTGAAGAATTGTGTCCTGCAACAAACCAAGACACCAGTGAGCTG CTTCAACATCCAAATGTGTGTGGGAGTCACTGGGCACAACATTCCTCAGAAGCTGT ATCTAAATGCCGAGCTGCAGCTGGACCGGCAGAAGACCCGCCAGGGCCGGCGGGTGCTACTGCTGAACTCTCAACAGGCGGGCTTCACCCAGAGCCTGGACCTGAGCGGAAAGCACAGCCCCGTCTGCCACACCACCACGGCCTTCCTTCGA GACGAGGCGGAATTCCGGGACAAGCTGAGCCCCATTGTGCTCAGCCTCAACGTGTCCCTGCGGCCTGAGAAGGCTGGAACAGCCCCTGCTCTCATGCTACATGGAGACACCCATATCCAGgagcag ACGCGCATCGTCCTGGACTGTGGAGAAGATGATGTGTGTGTACCGCAGCTGCAGCTCGCTGTCAACGT GACGGGCTCCCCGCTGCTAGTTGGGGCTGATAATGTGCTGGAGCTGCAGATGGATGCAGCCAACGAGGGTGAGGGGGCCTACGAGGCAGAGCTGGCCGTTCACCTGCCCCCAGGTGCCCACTACATGCAGGCCCTCAGCAACATGGAG GGCTTTGAGAGGCTCAGCTGTAACCAGAAGAAGGAGAACGAGACCAGGGTGGTTCTGTGTGAGCTGGGCAACCCCATGAAGAAGAGTGCCCGG ATAGGAATCACGATGTTGGTGAGTGTGGGAAACCTGGAAGACGCTGGGGAGTATGTGTCCTTCCAGCTGCAGATCAGGAG CAAAAACAGCCAGAATCCAAACAGCAAGACTGTGCTGCTGGATGTACCAGTCCGGGCAGAGGCTCAAGTGGAGCTGCGAGG GAACTCCTTTCCAGCCtccctggtggtggtggcagaagAAGGTGACAGGGAACAGAACAGCTTGAACAGCTGGGGCCCCAAAGTGGAGCACACCTATGAG ctCCACAACAATGGCCCTGGTGCTGTGAGTGACCTCCGCCTCAGTATCCACCTCCCCAGCCAGTCCCAGCCCTCTGACCTGCTCTACATCCTGGATGTACAGCCCCAGGGGGGCCTCCAGTGCTCCCCACAGCCCTCTCCCAACCCCCTCAAG CTGGACTGGGGGCTGCCCACCCCTAGCCCTTCCCCCATGGCCCATCACAGGCGGGAGCGCAGACAGGCATTCCTTCCGGGGCCCAAGCAGCCCTCAAGCCCTCAGGATCCCATTCTTGTG AGCTGCGACTCGGCGCCCTGTACCGTGGTGCAGTGTGAGCTGCAAGAGATGGCGCGTGGGCAGCGGGCCATGGTCACCGTGCTGGCCTTCCTGTGGCTGCCCAGCCTCCGCCAG AGGCCACTGGAGCAGTTTGTGCTGCAGTCGCACGCTTGGTTCAACGTCTCCTCACTTCCCTATGGCGTGCCCACTTTAAGCCTGCCCAGCGGGGAAGCTCTG GTGCAGACACAGCTGCTTCGAGTCTTCGAGGAGAGGCCCATTCCAATCGGGTGGGTGCTGGTGGGTGTGCTGGGTGGCCTACTGCTGCTCACCCTCCTGGTCCTGGCCATGTGGAAG GTTGGCTTCTTCAAGCGGAATCGGCCACCCCTggaagaagatgaagaagaggAGTGA